In a genomic window of Babylonia areolata isolate BAREFJ2019XMU chromosome 3, ASM4173473v1, whole genome shotgun sequence:
- the LOC143280356 gene encoding uncharacterized protein LOC143280356 yields MGADMGLTGEALARFVVDAAAKEEERANREEERRYRRWRDHREDEYREEEKRYREKRDEEDRQRFERKMELKQEEVEAQISQPFSLAPYDGKGDFDDFLTHFERVALLNKWKPSSWAARLVTLLQGQARDACLRVPPERLHDYESLKAALLREFRLDAHAYCKRFRSMRKLAEETFIQFLERLKVCLSRWCTAAGRDYDSAEDLRDLFLQEQFLATLNPDLVSEVKREEPDRVEEVARITSKVVGARRAGRMAESEARASRKSRDHGLGAKPHAEQKAASLGQSSSALSDSSRGVERTRGVTCFLCGKLGHVAKECRQRKKVSLIAQPSFLQQGSHSPPPSLCVSCAAKQYSPRCEAFVNGVSVPALRDTGAHMVVVARHLVSPDSFTGATVRVVLAESRCTSVLPIARVDFQSPFVEGRLDVAVMEAPVEEVLIGNTAWRENGTSVPVPVYSDASLVGAVETRAQAAARAKELPPLPVKDIQIHVSRQDLEHQQDSDPDLCQARELAVSKAVKKTRSGEVMYFRKQGILMRRFKDHRGEATQICVPKELRSTVLLLAHEAPMSGHLGVKRTQGRVFPHFYWPGMCADIRRFVRSCDRCQKTVAKGGVPKVPLVKMPLISEPFIRVAVDIVGPISPSSESGNRYILTMVDYATRYPEAVALKHVSAETVAEALFTMWTRTGVPAEVLTDRGSQFTGSVMQEVYRLLSVRGLTTTPYHAQCNGLVERFNATLKAMLRRLSHEKPRAWDRWIPALLFAYREVPQESTGYSPFELLYGRTVRGPMQILREHWLHPERPEIQTAAEYVVELRNRIAESCTIAQQNLERASRRYKGYFDAKAKQRQFAEGSKVLLLRPTKQNKLELEWQGPYTVLRRVGIADYCVRIGEKEKLYHANLLKEYIERFSAAQRNPLQ; encoded by the coding sequence ATGGGTGCTGACATGGGTTTGACTGGTGAGGCCCTTGCACGGTTTGTGGTCGATGCTGCTGCTAAGGAGGAAGAGCGCGCAAATAGGGAGGAAGAGCGCCGTTACAGGCGCTGGAGGGATCACAGGGAGGATGAATATAGGGAAGAGGAAAAACGGtatagggagaagagggatgaggaggatagGCAGCGGTTTGAAAGGAAGATGGAATTAAAGCAAGAAGAGGTCGAGGCTCAAATAAGCCAACCGTTTTCCCTTGCTCCTTACGATGGGAAGGGTGACTTCGACGATTTCCTGACCCATTTTGAGAGGGTAGCGCTTCTCAATAAGTGGAAGCCAAGTTCATGGGCAGCTCGCTTGGTAACCTTGTTACAAGGTCAAGCTAGGGACGCTTGTCTGCGAGTGCCTCCGGAGAGACTTCATGACTACGAGTCATTGAAAGCTGCTTTGCTCCGCGAGTTTCGGCTAGATGCCCATGCGTACTGCAAGCGTTTCCGATCGATGCGGAAGCTTGCAGAAGAGACCTTTATCCAATTTCTGGAAAGgcttaaggtctgtctgtctcgctggtgCACAGCTGCTGGTCGCGATTACGACAGTGCTGAGGACCTAAGGGACTTGTTCCTCCAAGAACAGTTCCTAGCTACCCTTAACCCTGACCTCGTCAGTGAGGTTAAGCGTGAGGAACCAGATAGGGTGGAGGAGGTAGCACGCATTACCTCGAAGGTTGTCGGTGCCAGGAGAGCGGGACGGATGGCTGAGAGTGAGGCACGAGCCTCCAGGAAATCCAGAGATCATGGTCTTGGTGCCAAACCTCATGCGGAGCAAAAGGCCGCATCTCTTGGACAAAGTAGTTCCGCTCTTAGCGACAGCTCAAGGGGTGTCGAGAGAACTAGAGGAGTTACCTGTTTCCTCTGCGGGAAACTTGGACATGTGGCCAAAGAGTGCCGCCAGCGGAAGAAGGTTTCCCTAATTGCACAGCCGAGCTTTCTGCAGCAGGGTTCCcattccccacctccatctctttgCGTTTCCTGTGCGGCAAAGCAGTACTCGCCACGATGTGAGGCTTTCGTCAACGGGGTTTCAGTCCCGGCTTTGCGAGACACCGGAGCTCACATGGTTGTTGTTGCACGCCATCTGGTCAGTCCAGATTCTTTCACTGGAGCGACTGTCCGTGTGGTGCTCGCCGAATCGAGATGCACCTCTGTCCTACCCATCGCCAGAGTAGATTTCCAGTCTCCTTTCGTGGAAGGCAGGCTAGACGTGGCAGTAATGGAGGCTCCTGTGGAAGAGGTCCTTATTGGCAATACTGCCTGGCGCGAGAATGGCACTTCAGTGCCCGTGCCAGTTTACTCGGACGCCAGTCTTGTGGGTGCTGTGGAGACGCGGGCCCAAGCAGCTGCCAGGGCTAAAGAGTTACCTCCCTTGCCTGTCAAGGACATCCAGATCCATGTGTCTAGACAAGACCTAGAGCATCAGCAGGATAGCGATCCTGACCTGTGTCAAGCTCGGGAGCTGGCTGTGTCTAAAGCCGTCAAAAAGACACGATCTGGAGAGGTCATGTACTTCAGGAAGCAGGGAATACTGATGCGGCGTTTCAAGGACCATCGGGGGGAAGCAACCCAAATCTGTGTTCCTAAGGAACTGCGTTCCACAGTGTTGCTTCTTGCCCATGAAGCCCCCATGTCGGGTCATCTTGGGGTTAAGCGCACACAGGGAAGAGTTTTCCCACatttctactggcctggcatgtgtgcTGACATTCGGCGTTTCGTCCGTTCTTGTGACAGATGCCAGAAGACGGTAGCTAAGGGTGGAGTCCCGAAAGTGCCACTCGTCAAGATGCCCCTCATTTCAGAGCCCTTCATTCGAGTAGCTGTCGACATTGTAGGACCTATATCCCCTTCATCTGAGTCTGGCAACAGGTACATTTTAACAATGGTCGACTATGCGACCAGGTACCCAGAAGCTGTCGCTCTCAAACACGTTTCGGCTGAAACTGTGGCTGAGGCGTTGTTCACCATGTGGACACGAACAGGTGTTCCTGCTGAGGTCTTGACTGATCGTGGTTCTCAGTTCACAGGCAGTGTCATGCAGGAAGTCTATCGCCTTCTGTCTGTGCGGGGCTTgaccacaaccccctaccacgcTCAGTGCAACGGGTTGGTGGAGCGTTTTAACGCTACTTTGAAGGCTATGCTGCGGAGACTATCGCACGAGAAACCTCGAGCCTGGGACCGCTGGATTCCCGCTCTGTTATTTGCCTACAGAGAAGTTCCCCAGGAGAGCACTGGCTACTCGCCTTTCGAGCTGCTCTATGGGAGAACAGTACGGGGTCCCATGCAGATCCTCAGAGAACACTGGCTCCACCCTGAGAGGccagaaattcagactgctgctgAATACGTGGTAGAACTGCGAAACAGAATCGCAGAGTCCTGTACCATTGCTCAGCAAAACCTCGAAAGGGCCTCAAGGCGGTACAAGGGTTATTTTGAcgccaaagcaaagcaaagacagTTCGCTGAGGGGAGCAAAGTACTTCTCCTTCGCCccaccaaacagaacaaactggAACTTGAATGGCAGGGTCCATACACTGTTCTGCGTCGTGTGGGCATCGCAGATTATTGCGTTCGGATTGGCGAGAAAGAAAAGCTGTACCACGCCAATCTGCTGAAAGAATACATTGAGCGCTTTTCTGCAGCTCAAAGAAATCCTTTGCAGTAG